A window of Takifugu rubripes unplaced genomic scaffold, fTakRub1.2, whole genome shotgun sequence contains these coding sequences:
- the LOC115248291 gene encoding uncharacterized protein, protein MYPPPHPSFGELRSVAHVLPVNTLSNLSVTPHNPTLQSNAEFLLTGDKDVGTSQLATNLQGSEGQRWPSFALSTFTSPNLNDLNSSQVSLCSGTPPSMQAGATGMVCSALESPSHSSIQKESLSQGPGVCSGTDIKVGDPSLALLFYENNPDTSFLVLESLPPLATKSLKDTTSETNSDAMGPILSPQDSQDFSEKTWNSLPRCGNSSVVEEDTLQRSLSEAWTSHSEEVCTPTETETNTLLHSPQYFPEQHELEEARKVQQTDMNVSETPTSLLFCPSMDLIEIDSLDVVFETNDPELESENVEAFFHDVEGLVYWAEPIKVLSPNHMHEDSQSQEASNGLLGTEPLVPSTGRLVPSSLPSVPSTESDHTPARDAPPSLTSPPFLSSSRDISLQMSLPPASHIVHRKDIPYVTNSKCTRLPSVLPLDTSTPFRAVQSWTDLHIKRNILTNMFMRGLFHTIPKRAIASKSAPERTQSHKVAPNCFTGMTRNNCSMSDPGLKGLWPDEEVDPPRSEGENHLQEQGLVNMTSHCPCCCCRPQDSYNIQPTFGKSPFPFNDLEELNLCLEKFCSVLSNMEEDLAEDQAVVFSRLSHQDRQKASEVEELREAVKQEAGTLKKQLNQLGRLNQLGHLNQLGHLSGGTLKGKMQRLLDEQALLCSQLRLSGPAAGSSLRPQFHS, encoded by the exons ATgtaccctcctcctcatccctctttTGGTGAATTACGGAGTGTAGCTCACGTTCTCCCTGTTAATACCCTGTCGAACCTCTCGGTTACCCCTCACAACCCGACACTTCAATCAAATGCAGAATTTCTCCTAACTGGTGATAAAGATGTTGGAACATCCCAGCTCGCTACTAACCTTCAAGGATCCGAAGGGCAAAGGTGGCCTTCTTTTGCTCTATCCACCTTTACGTCTCCAAATTTGAATGATCTGAATTCTTCCCAAGTTTCTTTGTGCTCCGGGACTCCTCCGAGCATGCAGGCAGGAGCCACTGGCATGGTTTGCTCAGCTCTAGAGTCACCCTCACATAGCTCCATTCAAAAGGAGTCCCTCTCTCAAGGTCCAGGTGTATGCTCAGGCACGGACATAAAGGTTGGAGACCCTTCTCTGGCCCTTCTGTTTTATGAGAACAATCCAGATACTTCCTTTCTTGTTCTGGAATCCCTTCCTCCTTTAGCCACAAAGTCTCTTAAAGATACGACTTCAGAAACAAATTCAGATGCGATGGGGCCAATCCTCTCCCCACAGGACAGCCAAGACTTTTCAGAAAAAACCTGGAACAGTCTTCCAAGGTGTGGAAACAGCTCTGTGGTAGAGGAAGACACACTCCAGAGGAGTTTATCAGAAGCTTGGACTTCACACTCTGAGGAAGTGTGCACCCCAACTgaaacagagacaaacacactcTTACACAGTCCACAGTACTTTCCAGAACAACATGAACTTGAAGAGGCAAGAAAGGTTCAGCAAACTGATATGAATGTCTCCGAGACACCAACAAGTCTTTTATTTTGTCCATCAATGGACCTCATAGAAATAGACAGTTTAGACGTGGTGTTTGAGACAAATGACCCTGAATTGGAGAGTGAAAATGTGGAGGCTTTTTTCCATGATGTTGAAGGGTTAGTCTATTGGGCAGAACCCATTAAGGTTTTGAGCCCGAACCACATGCACGAAGACTCACAGAGCCAAGAGGCTTCCAATGGATTACTTGGGACTGAGCCTTTAGTTCCATCTACAGGCAGACTCGTGCCTTCCTCTTTGCCCTCTGTTCCATCAACGGAGAGTGACCACACACCAGCAAGAGATGCGCCCCCTTCCCTGACTTCACCCCCCTTTCTGTCCTCAAGCCGTGATATTTCCCTGCAAATGTCTCTCCCACCTGCCTCGCACATTGTCCACAGAAAGGATATTCCCTATGTAACAAATTCAAAATGCACCCGTCTTCCCAGTGTTCTCCCCTTGGACACCTCCACTCCTTTCCGTGCTGTGCAGTCATGGACCGACCTGCACATCAAACGAAACATTCTGACTAACATGTTCATGCGGGGGCTTTTTCATACAATCCCAAAAAGAGCAATAGCATCCAAAAGTGCCCCAGAAAGAACACAGAGTCATAAAGTAGCACCAAACTGTTTCACTGGGATGACTAGAAACAACTGTAGCATGTCAGACCCTGGACTTAAAGGGCTGTGGCCTGATGAGGAGGTGGATCCACCTAGAAGTGAAGGTGAAAACCACCTGCAGGAGCAAGGGCTGGTCAACATGACGTCCCactgcccctgctgctgctgccgccctcAGGACAGTTACAACATCCAGCCAACCTTTGGGAAGAGTCCG TTCCCTTTCAACGACTTGGAGGAGTTGAATCTTTGTCTGGAGAAGTTCTGCTCTGTCCTCAGCAACATGGAGGAAGATCTCGCTGAAGACCAGGCGGTAGTTTTCAGCCGCCTCTCTCATCAAGACAG GCAGAAGGCTTCAGAGGTTGAGGAGCTCAGAGAGGCTGTAAAGCAGGAGGCTGGAAcgctgaagaagcagctgaacCAGCTGGGCCGTCTGAACCAGCTGGGCCATCTGAACCAGCTGGGCCATCTGAGCGGGGGCACCTTGAAAGGG AAGATGCAGCGACTGTTGGATGAGcaggctctgctctgctctcagctccGACtctctggacctgcagcaggttcctcCCTCCGGCCTCAATTTCATTcatag
- the LOC115248337 gene encoding uncharacterized protein, which yields MDLRSLWNDDPEEVLLELGFGGDEPDLSGRIPARFINHQSQARGISLHVFLEAQKSRLDLENPDVSKRFRQLEVFHQVTTAFSSLVRTSATPRRAHLCGELPPQTTERRRHVATLFRRAAKKISNRGTATPTTCSAACTAPKPLQAPTVLGHGNAGIRNGATEQQSGAEQQAQSQNTSQRVKDEDPAYLHALTETIGMVKETFQMEIHSLDKNKVIGSYSERVVVAVVMAAAVAMVLAAAVAMVVAVAVAMVVAVAMI from the exons ATGGACCTACGCAGTCTTTGGAACGATGACCCGGAGGAGGTTCTTTTGGAGCTGGGCTTTGGTGGTGATGAACCGGACCTCTCCGGACGCATCCCGGCCCGATTCATCAACCATCAGTCTCAAGCTCGAGGAATAAGCCTCCACGTGTTTCTGGAGGCTCAGAAGAGTCGGCTGGACCTGGAAAATCCAGATGTTAGCA AGCGTTTCCGACAGCttgaggttttccatcaggtaACTACAGCATTTTCCTCTTTGGTGAGGACTTCCGCCACACCCAGAAGGGCGCATTTATGCGGTGAGCTGCCCCCTCAGACAACAGAAAGAAGGAGACATGTGGCTACGCTGTTCAGACGAGCAGCAAAGAAGATTTCCAACAGGGGCACTGCCACACCTAccacctgctctgctgcttgtACTGCACCCAAGCCACTGCAAGCACCAACCGTGCTTGGACACGGAAATGCTGGCATAAGAAATGGTGCAACCGAACAGCAGTCTGGAGCAGAACAGCAGGCCCAGTCTCAGAATACTTCTCAGAGAGTCAAAGATGAAGACCCTGCATACCTGCATGCGCTCACAGAGACTATTGGAATGGTCAAAGAAACCTTTCAAATGGAG ATCCATAGTTTggataaaaataaagtgataGGGAGCTACAGTGAAAGAGTG gtggtggcggtggtgatggcggcggcggtggcgatGGTGCTGGCGGCAGCGGTGGCGATGGTGGTGGCGGTAGCGGTGGcgatggtggtggcggtggcgatg ATCTAG